Part of the Ignavibacteriales bacterium genome is shown below.
AAAGATTAAGAAAAGAAAATATTTTGTGGACGATCAAATAGTCGATAAATTTGGTAAGGAATGTTATAATCGAGCTTTAAAGGAACTTAATGAGGAAAACTCATAATTTTTATTTAGCTGTCACGGTCGCACCGTGACAGCTAAAATGTTACTACTTCAGTAAATAGTTTTCTAAAAAAAGAACTTCAGACCAAATATAAAAATCACGATTAGTTTTTTTTCTAAAACCGTGACCTTCATCTTTTGCAAGCAGGTACCAGACTTCTCCACCGTTCTTTCTAACAATATCAACAATCTGCTCTGCTTCTGTATAAGGTACGCGCGGATCGTTTAAACCCTGCACAACAAATAATGGTTTTGTAATTTTGTGTGCGTTTGTTGTTGGAGAAATCTTTTGTAAAAATTCATTCATCTTCGGATCACGTTCATCACCATACTCAACTCTTCGTAAATCTCTTCTGTAATCCTGGGTATTTGTTAAGAACGTTACAAAGTTGCTTATCCCAACTATGTCAACTGCACATTTTAATCTATCATTAAAATGTGTCATCGAAGCAAGCACCATATAACCTCCGTAGGACCCACCGGTTACTGCAACACGTTTTGCATCAAGATCAGGCTGAGTTGCAATCCAATCTAAAAGTTTACCAATATCCTGTACTGATTCTTCACGTTTAAAACCATTATCAAGCTGTAAATAAGATTTTCCATATCCGCTTGAGCCGCGCACATTTGGTTCGATAACTGCAATTCCCATTTCGTTAGCATAGTATTGCACAATCGGATTAAAATATGGCTGTGCCTGCCCTTCCGGTCCGCCGTGAATATCAATAACAACAGGAAATGGACCATTGCCTTTTGGTTTAGTGATAAAAGCTGGAATCATTCTCGGTTTACCATCAACTTGATCAAAAGTTGGGAAGTGAACAAGTTCAGGAATAACAAAGTTAGAAGTGTTAAGTCCACCAACTTCACTGTAAGTCCAACGTTCAAGTGAGTTGTTAGAAAGATCCATAACATAAACATCGCCGGAAGATTGAGGAGTGTTTAAAACCATAGCAAGTTTTTTTCCATCCGGTTTAAAAGATAAACCGTAAACCTGTCCAACCGGAATTCCGGGAACAGCTTTATACTTCATAGTTTTTGTATCAAGTATAAAAAGTTTTGCCATTCCATCTTCATTGATTGTAAAAGCAAGTTTATCGCCTTGTTCAGAAAGTGTAAATGATTCAACATCCCAATTAATTTCTGAAGTAAGAACAGTAAACTTTTTTGATTGAAGATCATAATAGCGAAGTCTTTGAAATTCAGCATTTTCATCTGAAGTGAAAAAGATTCCTTTACCATCCTTTGAGTAGGCAGCACCGCCGTAGGCAATTTTTTCTGATGATGGATTAACCTGAGTTAATTTTTTTGTATTAAGATCGAGTGTATAAAAATAGCTTTCGTTTGCTGAAACATATTTACCAATGATTAATGATTTATCATCCGGAGCCCAATCCACAGCATACCAGGAGCCGCCTTCGCTTGCAACCATTTCTGCATTTTCGGGATTGTTAATATCAGCGACATAAATATCCCAATCAGTTCCATTACGTTTTGTGGAGAAGTAGGAATACTTATCACCTTTATTATTCCAACTAACTCCGCCATTGCTAGATTTGCCATCAGTTAGCATTTTGAAGTTTCCGTTGTCAACATCAAATGAAAATATTTGATAAAATTCAGCTCCGCCAACATCTTTTGTAAAAAGAAAAATATTTTTGTTTTTATCTGGGCAAAGAGTTGCACCGCTAACCGGCTCTGTAAAAAATGTAATTTGTTCACGCGAACCGCCAGGTATTTTTACTTTGTGGAATTGTGAAGTTTCAGCAAATCGAGTAGAAATTAAAATTCCTTCATCATTGTGTAGCCAATCCTGAAAGGAAGCAGAACGAGTGTTTTGATACTGGAAAATTCTATCCTTTAATTGCTGTGGAATTTCAGGAATGTTTTCCATCACAAGATTTCCAACTTCTTTTCTTTCCACCTGAGAAAAAGTTTGCGTAAATGAGAAGAGAAGAATTGAGAGAAGTAAGTAAAGAGTGAATTTAGTTTTCATAGTTCATCCTTTTTTTGTTTGACTGGAAAAATTGCATCTGGAATACAAATACACAAGAAATAAAGTATCAGCGGTCGTATTATTAAATAAAAAACCCGATTCATTTCTGAATCGGGTTTTATTATCTATTTACAATTACACACTGCGAATATTGTATCCGCTAGAAAATAATGAGCTAATTAAAGTCCACATTGCCGCTAAAATGATGACTGCTAAAACGATCATTATTAATGCAAAGATTAATGAAGCCTGCGCCCAGGTTTTTTTGCTTGGATGTGTTCCATCACCAAAAGCCCAAACAAAAAGCATTATAAATCCAACTAACGGTATTGCTTGAATAAGAAAAGTAATTAACCAATCGCCAATAGACATTGGTTTGTAGTTAGTATTAAAACCGGTATTCAAAGTATCCATCTTAGCTCCTGAAAAGTATGTTAAAAAAGTGAAAGTATTATGCTGGCAGTAAAATTATGTTTAATAAAACTTAATGACAATAAAGTGGTTATTATTCAATCCTATAATCTTTACAACTTACAATAGTTTACGTTACCAAAATATTATTCTTAAAAGTGGGAAAAGCACTTCAATTTATTTCTTCACATTTAAAATATTTGTTTGATTATTGCTCAAATTCTTTGTTTTTGGGCTTATTTGCTTGGTACTATTATTGGGTAAATATAGGCACTTGATATCCGAAAAAATTTCAAACTAATAACTAAACGGTATAATAATGGACAGAAAAAAAGTAACTATAGATGGCAATGAAGCAGCAGCGTATGTAGCGTATAATACAAACGAAGTAATTGCTATTTATCCCATCACACCTTCTTCAAATATGGGCGAGTGGTGCGATGCCTGGGCTGCAGTTAATAAAAAAATATTTGGGGCATGATTCCTTCAGTAAGCGAACTTCAAAGTGAAGGTGGTGCTTCAGGTAGTGTGCACGGAGCATTACAAACCGGGGCACTTACAACAACATTTACTGCCTCACAAGGTTTGCTGTTAATGATTCCTAATATGTTTAAGATTGCTGGTGAATTAACTTCTACAGTTTTCCACGTATCTGCAAGATCAATTGCCGCAGCTGCTCTATCAATTTTTGGCGATCACTCAGATGTTATGTCAACACGCTCAACAGGTTTTGCACTATTATCATCAAACTCAGTTCAGGAAGTAATGGATTTTGCATTGATTTCACAAGCAGCAACTTTAGAAGCACGCATTCCTTTCATTCACTTTTTTGATGGATTCAGAACATCACACGAAGTAATGAAAATTGAAGAGCTGACTAAAGAAGATATGAAAGCGATGATGAGTGATGATTTGATTATCGCGCATCGTAAACGCGGATTGACCCCTGATAACCCTGTAATGAGAGGAACTGCACAAAATCCTGATGTTTACTTCCAAGGAAGAGAAACTGTAAATCCATTTTATAACGCGTGTCCTGCAATCGTACAAAAACAAATGGATAAATTTTCAAAACTAACCGGAAGACAGTACAATTTATTCGATTACGTTGGCGCTCCTGATGCTGAAAGAATTATAATAATGATGGGCTCAGGTAGTGAGGCTGCTGAAGAAACTGTGAACTATTTAGTAAGCAAAGGCGAAAAAGTTGGATTGCTAAAAGTTAGATTATACAGACCATTCTCATTAGATTATTTTATAAAAGCATTACCTAAAACAACAAAAACTATTGCTGTTTTAGACAGAACAAAAGAACCAGGTTCCGGCGGCGAACCGCTTTATCTAGATGTTGTAAATGCGATTTCAGAAAAGTATATGGCAGGCGAACTGCAATTCGCTTTTCCTAAAATTGTTGGCGGCAGATACGGTTTATCTTCCAAAGAATTTACACCTGCAATGGTTAAATCAGTTTATGATAATTTGTCGAATGAAAAACCTAAGGCTCATTTTACAGTCGGAATTATTGAAGATGTTACACACAGCAGTTTAGAATTTGATGCAACATTTTCAGTTGAATCAGCTGAAACGTTCCGCGGCAAGTTTTATGGTCTTGGTGCTGATGGAACTGTTGGAGCTAATAAAAACTCAATTAAAATTATTGGTGAAGGAACAGATTATTTTGCACAAGGTTATTTTGTTTACGATTCTAAAAAATCAGGATCAACAACGGTTTCACACTTAAGATTTGGACCAAAAGAAATTAAATCAACTTATTTAATTAACCAACCTAGATTTATAGCATGCCATCAACAAGTTTTTCTGGAACAGATGGACATGTTAAAAGATGCTAGTGAAGGCGCTACTTTCTTACTTAACACAAAAATAGATAAAGAACACGTTTGGGATTCGTTACCTGAAAAAGTTCAGAAAAATCTTATAGACAAAAAAATGAAATTCTGGATTATTGACGCTTACAAAGTTGGTGAAGCAACCGGAATGGGTGCTAGAATTAATACAATTATGCAAACATGCTTTTTTGCAATCTCGGAAATCTTTCCGCAAGCAACAGCAATTAGCATGATTAAAGATTCAATTAAAAAAACTTACGGCGCTAAAGGTGATAAGATTGTTCAGATGAACTTTAATGCAGTTGATCAAACAGTTGCAAATCTTTTTGAAGTTTCTGTTCCTAAAAATGTTACAAGTAAACTTCAATTGCAGCCGCCTGTTTCAGGTAATGCTCCTGACTTCGTGAAAGAAGTTACAGCAAAAATTATTGCCGGCGAAGGTGATCTTCTACCTGTAAGTAAAATGCCTGTTGATGGAACTTTTCCGCTAACAACAACAAGATGGGAAAAACGAAACATAGCATTAGAAGTTCCAGTATGGGATATGGATACTTGTATTCAATGTAATAAGTGTGTTATCGTTTGTCCTCACGCTACAATACGGGCAAAGATTTTTGAAGAAAAAGATTTGAAAGGCGCACCTGCAACATTTAAATACACAAAATTCAAATCCAAAGACTATGGCGAAGATTTATATTACTCTTTACAAGTTGCGGTAGAAGATTGTACTGGATGTGAAATTTGCGTTGATGTTTGCCCCGCAAAGAATAAAAAGGAAACAAAGTTAAAGGCCATTAATATGGCTGAACAGCTTCCAATCCGTGAACAGGAAAGAGCAAACTGGGATTTCTTCTTCAACATTCCTGATCTTGATAGAAGAAGAGTTGCAGTTTCAAAAATAAAGGACTCACAATTCTTGCAGCCATTGTTTGAATTTTCTGGTGCTTGTTCAGGCTGCGGAGAAACACCTTATGTAAAATTAGTAAGTCAATTATTTGGTGATAGAACTATCATTGCAAATGCAACCGGCTGTTCTTCAATCTACGGCGGCAACTTGCCAACAACTCCTTGGGCAGCAAATAATGAAGGTCGCGGTCCGGCTTGGTCCAATTCACTCTTTGAAGATAACGCTGAGTTTGGCTTCGGATTTAGATTAGCAATTGATAATCACAATCATCAAGCAAAAGAATTACTAAAAGGATTTGCTTCAGAGATCGGCACAGATTTAATTGATGCGATAGTTAACGCAAAACAAAATGATGAATCAGATATTTATGATCAACGAGAAAGAGTTGGTGCTTTAAAGAAAAAATTGGAAGATATGTTAAAAGCTGGAGCTAATGGAAAGGCAAGTGAAATAAAGCATCTGCTAAGTCTTGCAGATTATCTTGTTAAAAAATCTGTTTGGATTATGGGCGGCGATGGCTGGGCTTATGATATAGGGTACGGCGGTTTGGATCATGTTCTTGCATCAGGAAAAAATGTCAACGTTTTAGTTCTTGATACAGAAGTTTATTCAAACACAGGTGGACAGTGTTCAAAATCTACTCCACGTGCTGCAGTTGCAAAATTTGCTGCTGCCGGTAAAACCTCTGCCAAAAAAGATCTTGGTTTGATGGCAATGACTTACGGAAATGTTTACGTTGCTAAAATTGCAATGGGCGCAAATGATCAGCATACATTACGAGCCATCCTAGAAGCAGAAGCTTATGATGGTCCTTCATTGATTATTGCATACAGCCATTGTATTGCACACGGTATAAATATGGGAACTGCAATGCAAAATCAAAAAGCGGCTGTGGATTCAGGACATTGGCCATTGTATCGTTACTCTCCTGATCTTGAAACAGAAGGTAAGAATCCATTTAAACTTGATTCAAAAGGGCTTAAGATTCCATTAAAAGATTATGCGTATATGGAAACACGTTATAAGATGTTAACAAAATCTCATCCAACAGAAGCAGCTATAATGATTAAAGAAGCTCAGGCAGATGTTGTGAGAAGATGGAAAGAATATGAGAGACTTGCAGCTTACGTTCCTGAGAAATCAGAACAATAATTAATTGAACTCATTCCGTCCTTTTACTAGGACGGAATGGAATTTTATGAATTTGAAATAAGTATTAGTTAAGGAAAATAAAATGGATATCACAACAAACTATTTGGGATTAAAATTAAAATCGCCAATCGTTCCTTCTGCAGGTCCGTTGTCAGAAAAAATATCTAACATCAGAGAGATGGAAGATGCTGGTGCAGGCGCAGTTGTTCTTTACTCTATTTTTGAAGAACAAATTGAACACGAACAACTAGAATTAGATTATCATACATCTGCTCATACAGAAAGTTTTGCAGAAGCTACATCATACTTGCCGGAGCCATTTGATTTTAAGCTTGGGCCGGATGAATATTTAAATCACATCCGCAAAGCAAAAGAAGCAGTTGATATTCCAATCATTGCAAGCTTAAATGGTAAATCTATCGGTGGTTGGACTGACTACGCAAAAAAGATGGAACAGGCCGGCGCAGATGCACTTGAGTTAAATATTTATCTTCTTCCAACAGATCTAAAAAAATCCGGAAGCGAAATAGAAAAAACTTATGTTGAAATTGTTAAAGCTGTTAAATCAAATGTTAAAATTCCTATTGCAGTAAAGATGCATCCATTCTTCAGCTCAACTAGTTACATGGCTAATGAATTGAGCAACGCCGGTGCAGATGGATTGGTTATGTTCAATCGTTTCTATCAGCCGGATATTGATCTTGAAACTCTTGATGTTGTACCAAATGTAATACTAAGTACTCCAATGGCGATGCGATTACCATTGCGATGGATTGCAATGATGTACGGAAAAGTTAATGCTGATCTTGCTGCAACAAGTGGAATTTACACTGCAGAAGATGTACTTAAGATGGTTATGGCAGGAGCAAAAGTTACGCAAATGCTCTCATCCTTATTAAAGTTTGGAATTGGGCACATTGCAGATGTTACAACAAACTTAGTTGCCTGGATGGAAGAAAAAGAATACGAATCAATTGAACAAATGCGTGGTAGCATGAGCTATATGAATGTTGATGATCCTGCAAAATTTGAACGTGCAAATTATATGAAAGTGCTTCATTCATATAAATAAAAACTAAATTATTAAATACTCACATCCATTGCCGGCTGATGCCCAGAGGAGAGTCCTGATCTTTAATGAAGCAGAATGCGAATCAACCGGCAGTGGATTTTTTGTATTATTTTACTCTTAATGTCATTTCTCTACCAATCTTGTCTGCCTGCGTGTATCACTTCCTCAAAATGACTCTCAACACCTATTACAAAATGTCTTTTGTGATTCACACCAATATAAAATTGAACTTATCTTTATAACTTTTGTTTTAAATAAAAATCATTTAAGGACTTATGGCATTATTCTTCATTATCTTTTTAACTGTTTACACATCACTTAACTTTTATGTGTTTATTCGTGGCTGGCAGGTAATCTCTTCTTATCCTGTATTAAAACCTATTTATGCGATTTTATTCATTATAATTGCCTATGGATATGTAATAGCAAAAGTACTTTATAAGTATTTGTCACCTTTAGCATATGATGTTTTACTCGGAGTTGGTGCAATATGGTTTGCGTTTCTAGCTTATTTTATTCTTTCTCTTTTGTTGATCGATATTGTAAGACTTTTTAATGGATGGTTTCATTTTCTACCTTCAACCATTACAAATAATTATGAAACCGTAAAAAGATTAACTGCAATAATTGTAATTGCTCTTGTTGGATTAATAGTGTTTCTCGGGAATTTAAATAAACGAAATATTGAGATTAGAAATATTGAGATTACGATTCCCAAAGGCGATAGCAAACTTGATGTGCTAAATATTGTAATGGCATCAGATATACATCTTTCTCCTATCGATGGTGAAAGATTATTAGTCGAAATTGTAAATAAAATGAATTCACTTAATCCGGATATTATTTTACTTGCAGGAGATATAGTTGATGATAAAGCAAGCGTATTAGATGAAAGAAATATTGGCAAATCGTTTAAAAAATTAAGATCTAAATACGGCCTTTATTCAATAAATGGAAATCATGAATTTATAAATGGAGTTGATTCATGTGTAAGATTTGCAGAGAAGTTTGGAATAAAATTCCTTCGTGATTCTTACGAATTGATAGACAGCAGTTTTTATTTAATAGGAAGAGAAGACAGTTCTATGCCCCAATTCACAGGCAAACAAAGAAAATCACTTGAAGAAATTGTAGAAAATATTCCTAATAATTATCCGAAAATATTATTAGACCATACACCATTTAAATTAGAACAAGCACAACAAAATAAAATAGACCTACAACTTTCCGGACACACACATCATGGACAAATCTGGCCAGCTAATCTTATCACAAAAATGATTTATGAAATAAGTTGGGGTTACAAGAAAAAAGGCAACACACATTATTACGTTTCATCTGGTGCAGGCACTTGGGGCCCGCCGGTTAGAACTGGCAGCAGTTCAGAAATAGTAAATATCAAAGTGAAATTTGAGTAACTAATATTAAGTTTTTTCTCATAGCCATCTGTTAAAGATGGCTTTTTTGTTTAATCCACCCTAAAATAATTTCCTTTCCCTTCGATAATACATTGTAAATGGTGTGCCTTTATCGGCACAAAAAATATAAATGGGATAAATCGGGTGGAAAAAGATGCAAAAGCTATATTGCTGTGTCTTAATTCTTTTTTTAGCTGCACAAAATATTTTTGCGCAGCAAATAGATAAGATTATAATATCCGGATACGGCGGTCAACACGATCTTGATGTTAAGACGTCGTTTCTTCTTGGTTACGAAAGTTACAACAACACTCCTTTTACCGGCGAGGTAATTCTTTATTCCAATACTCTTCAATCTAGTTATGACTATGCAGTTGCAAATGATTATGATTTAATCATTCGTTCAACTTCTGGCCTTTCTACAGGACTTAGGCTTGCACCAGACTATCCTTCTATAGAATTAGTAATGCCAGCAGGCAGTAACATTTACACTCAAGTTTTTTTTGGTGACGTTTTGACATCTCCAGTGGTAATTACAGGTGCAGGTATAGACAGCAACATGACTGGCTACAGATTAGAGTTTTATTCAAAGGATCCAATTACTCTAAATAATTATTCAAGTTTTTCTAATGGGTATGTTGCCGGGCAACTTGCTTTTGTTGCGAACAAACTCAACTGTAGTTTTGATTCTGCAAGAGCACTTGCAAGAGCCAAAGGGTCTGAAAATGGAAACTGGGATATGTATAATGGATTTGGCGAAGTTAAGCCGGAAAATATCATTACTGATCCCCTTCCCGTTGAACTTACATCATTCTCTGCAAAAATTATTGGCAAAACAATTTTATTAAAATGGCAAACAGCAACCGAAATAAATAATTTTGGGTTTGAGATCGAGCGAAAGATTCTGAACCAAGTTCAGAATGACAACACGGGTTGGGAAAAGATTGGATTTGTAAATGGAAATGGAAATTCTAATTCACCAAAAGATTATTCTTTTATCGATAAAAACCCTGACGGTGTTGCAGAGATAAAATATAGATTAAAACAAATTGATAACGATGGTCGGTTTGAGTATTCAGATATTATAAATGTATACTTTTTAACAAATGATTTTGAATTATATCAGAACTATCCTAATCCATTTAATCCAAGCACTACTATAAGCTGGCAATCTAAAATTGATGGGAATGTTAGTATAAAGATTTTTGATATTCTTGGTAACGAAATTGCTGAACTAATAAATGAATTCAAACCTGCCGGAAAACATGAATTAAAATTTGAATCCAATACGATTAGCATTGGTCTACCAAGCGGTATTTATATATACAAAATTGAAATAAAAACTAATGAATTGTTGTACACGATGAACAGAAAAATGACACTAATTAAATAACGCTAAACTTTAGATACGAAAAAACCCGACTTACCAATACAAGTCGGGTTTTCTTTTTTAAATAATCATAAAATTAAAAAACTACGGTAACACCAAATTTAAATTGATCATAAGAAATTGGTGCTTCACTATTAAACGGCCAATTCATTTTTTTCTGTCTTAACTCATACATTCCGTAAGCCAATCCGTTCTTTAACAGGAAGTTTACGATCGGTCCTGCTGAGGGTGAAGATTCAAAAACCTCATTAATAAATCCATCCAATAAACTTTGTCCTATACCTTCAATTATAGCACTGCCAGCCCACTTCCAGAATAAGTGCCGCTGAAATACGATTGATCTTTCATATCCTGCATCAAAAATAAGGTTATCAAGAGCTTTTATTCTAATGCCGCCTTCGCTGCTTGTACCAAATCTAAAAGATTCATCATACAGATTTAAGACATCATTATCCGGATCAGGAATAAAGGTGCGAATATCAGGGAATTTTAAATCAATGTTAGACCAGTTTAAAGTATAAGAATTGTATGGAATGATTGCAGCAGTTTCACCAAGCTTATATCCGTACCCATTTGAGCTTCCGAAACCAAAACGCCACATACTTGATTCTATTTCAGTACCCAAAGCAGTTTTTCCAGCAAGCTTGTTTGATTCATTACTTAAGTATAAAAACTTATAGTTATGTTTTATAATATAATCAGTTCGCCACGCTTTTATATCTTTAATATAACCTAACTTTAACTCTAACAGATTTGGATCAACAAATTCCGTCTGCAAATCTTCTCTGTTCATTTTTGTTAAACCATATTGCAAAGATATAGCGGGATGTGTATTATGAAATCCAAAATCTAATTCCCAATCTTCTAAATCATCCCAATCCTGCCAAGCCCAATGCCATTTCCAGTCATCTTTTGAATCGGATGAATCTTTTTGGGAAAATAA
Proteins encoded:
- a CDS encoding T9SS type A sorting domain-containing protein: MQKLYCCVLILFLAAQNIFAQQIDKIIISGYGGQHDLDVKTSFLLGYESYNNTPFTGEVILYSNTLQSSYDYAVANDYDLIIRSTSGLSTGLRLAPDYPSIELVMPAGSNIYTQVFFGDVLTSPVVITGAGIDSNMTGYRLEFYSKDPITLNNYSSFSNGYVAGQLAFVANKLNCSFDSARALARAKGSENGNWDMYNGFGEVKPENIITDPLPVELTSFSAKIIGKTILLKWQTATEINNFGFEIERKILNQVQNDNTGWEKIGFVNGNGNSNSPKDYSFIDKNPDGVAEIKYRLKQIDNDGRFEYSDIINVYFLTNDFELYQNYPNPFNPSTTISWQSKIDGNVSIKIFDILGNEIAELINEFKPAGKHELKFESNTISIGLPSGIYIYKIEIKTNELLYTMNRKMTLIK
- a CDS encoding S9 family peptidase, with protein sequence MKTKFTLYLLLSILLFSFTQTFSQVERKEVGNLVMENIPEIPQQLKDRIFQYQNTRSASFQDWLHNDEGILISTRFAETSQFHKVKIPGGSREQITFFTEPVSGATLCPDKNKNIFLFTKDVGGAEFYQIFSFDVDNGNFKMLTDGKSSNGGVSWNNKGDKYSYFSTKRNGTDWDIYVADINNPENAEMVASEGGSWYAVDWAPDDKSLIIGKYVSANESYFYTLDLNTKKLTQVNPSSEKIAYGGAAYSKDGKGIFFTSDENAEFQRLRYYDLQSKKFTVLTSEINWDVESFTLSEQGDKLAFTINEDGMAKLFILDTKTMKYKAVPGIPVGQVYGLSFKPDGKKLAMVLNTPQSSGDVYVMDLSNNSLERWTYSEVGGLNTSNFVIPELVHFPTFDQVDGKPRMIPAFITKPKGNGPFPVVIDIHGGPEGQAQPYFNPIVQYYANEMGIAVIEPNVRGSSGYGKSYLQLDNGFKREESVQDIGKLLDWIATQPDLDAKRVAVTGGSYGGYMVLASMTHFNDRLKCAVDIVGISNFVTFLTNTQDYRRDLRRVEYGDERDPKMNEFLQKISPTTNAHKITKPLFVVQGLNDPRVPYTEAEQIVDIVRKNGGEVWYLLAKDEGHGFRKKTNRDFYIWSEVLFLENYLLK
- a CDS encoding dihydroorotate dehydrogenase-like protein, giving the protein MDITTNYLGLKLKSPIVPSAGPLSEKISNIREMEDAGAGAVVLYSIFEEQIEHEQLELDYHTSAHTESFAEATSYLPEPFDFKLGPDEYLNHIRKAKEAVDIPIIASLNGKSIGGWTDYAKKMEQAGADALELNIYLLPTDLKKSGSEIEKTYVEIVKAVKSNVKIPIAVKMHPFFSSTSYMANELSNAGADGLVMFNRFYQPDIDLETLDVVPNVILSTPMAMRLPLRWIAMMYGKVNADLAATSGIYTAEDVLKMVMAGAKVTQMLSSLLKFGIGHIADVTTNLVAWMEEKEYESIEQMRGSMSYMNVDDPAKFERANYMKVLHSYK
- a CDS encoding metallophosphoesterase; translation: MALFFIIFLTVYTSLNFYVFIRGWQVISSYPVLKPIYAILFIIIAYGYVIAKVLYKYLSPLAYDVLLGVGAIWFAFLAYFILSLLLIDIVRLFNGWFHFLPSTITNNYETVKRLTAIIVIALVGLIVFLGNLNKRNIEIRNIEITIPKGDSKLDVLNIVMASDIHLSPIDGERLLVEIVNKMNSLNPDIILLAGDIVDDKASVLDERNIGKSFKKLRSKYGLYSINGNHEFINGVDSCVRFAEKFGIKFLRDSYELIDSSFYLIGREDSSMPQFTGKQRKSLEEIVENIPNNYPKILLDHTPFKLEQAQQNKIDLQLSGHTHHGQIWPANLITKMIYEISWGYKKKGNTHYYVSSGAGTWGPPVRTGSSSEIVNIKVKFE